Sequence from the Candidatus Saccharimonadales bacterium genome:
GCCTACAATGACGGCACGACTGCCGAATTTGCCAATTGCTACGATCCAACCTGGGGCGAATTCAAAGATATTACTTATCCGGCGGTAGGCAACCACGAGTACCACACCAGCGGCGCCACGCCGTATTACAACTACTTCGGCGCCCGGGCGGGCGACCCGACTCAAGGCTATTACTCCTATGACATCGACGCCAATTGGCACGCGGTCGTACTCAACTCAATGTGCGCGGAGGTTGCCGGTGGCGGCTGCGGCGCCAGCAGCGCCCAGACCCAATGGCTCCGAGCTGATTTAGCGGCTAATTCTGACAAGAATGTCCTGGCCTATTGGCACCACCCCCGCTTTACCAAGAACAACTATAACGACCACTTAAATGTTCAACCGCTGTGGCAGGCACTGTATGATTTTGGCGTTGATTTGGCATTAGCTGGCCACGAGCATCACTATGAACGTTACATGCCGCTGGACGCTAACGGTCTACCGGATTCAAACTTTGGCATCCGGGAATTCATAGTCGGCACTGGCGGAATTGCTCTCCGGCCGCAAATGCAAACGCCGTCGGTTTACTCCGAGACCCGCAACTTCACCGATTGGGGTGTGCTCAAGCTGACCCTGACGGCTGACAGCTACGCCTGGGACTTTGTCCACGTGGCCGGTGGTACATATACCGACAGCGGCAGCCAAGCGGTCCATGGCGCTCCGTCAACACCTCCGCCCCCGCCTCCGCCGGCCGTGGAGGATTTGCCAATTGATCCCGGCTCGGCCTGGCTCTATAACGACAGTGGAGCTAATTTAGGCACTGCCTGGCGTGGCGCCGGCTACGATGATAGCTCGTGGTCTAATGGCCCGGCCCAACTGGGCTTTGGTGACGGCGACGAGGCAACGGTAACTATAAAAAATGGCATTACCACTTACTTTAGGAAGAAATTCAATGTTAGTGACGTCTCAGCCATCAGCGACCTGACGCTCAATCTTGTCCGCGATGACGGTGCCGTGGTCTACCTAAACGGCGTTGAAGTTGTTCGGTCCAACATGCCGAGCGGCACCATAAACTTTGACACCAACGCGGCCTCGACGATTGCCGGTGCCGACGAAAGCGCCTGGAACGTCTTTACCGTCAGCAAATCTAGCCTGGTAAACGGTACTAACACCATCGCGGTAGAGATTCACAATAACGGCAGTACCAGCTCGGATATCAGTTTTGACCTGGAGTTGATCGCCAATACGGCTCCAACGCCTCCGCCGCCCGGGCCGGATACGACTCTGCCCGAACCGTTTTCCGGTTTTACGGCTGGCACGGTCTTTAACGGGCCGAGCGTCACCTTGAGCGGCACGGCCACCGATAACGTCGGCGTCACGCAAGTCAAAGTTGGTGTCAGGCAACGCTTTGGCTCACAACTGTGGTTGCAAGCCAACGGAACCTTTGCCGCTAGTACTATCAGGCACAACGCCACCGTCACCAACGCCGGCAGCCAGTCGGTCGGCTGGTCTTACTTTATTGCCAACCTGCCATCCAATGACTATTTGATGTCGGTCTATGCTATCGACGCCGCTAATAACTGGGGACCGATAGCCAGCTGGGTGACTTTCTCAGTTAATTAGATTTAGCCAATAATTCTTCGGCGACCGCTCGTTCTGACCATTTGATTTTCTGATCGCCGATTACTCGGTATGTTTGGTGGCCGATGCCGGCCAGTAATATCGTGTCTCCCCGTTTTGCTAGCTCCATTGCTTTGGCGATAGCACCCCGCCGGTCGCCGACTTCATAAATCTCGGCGCCGTCGACTACGCTGTCAGCCCCTTGCAGTACAGCGGCCCGAATCGACAGCGGGTTCTCGCTGTAAGGGTCGTCGTCAGTCACGATCATGACATCGCTAAGACGGGCGGCGATTTTGCCCATGAGGGGACGCTTGCTGGCATCTCTATCTCCGGTGGCGCCGAACACGGTGATAATTCGTCTCTTAGTTACGCCCTGGAGGGTCTCTAACACGTTCTTGAGCGCGTCGGGCGTATGAGCATAGTCGATAATGATGTTGAACCCTCGTTTTGTCGGCAAGTTCTCCATCCGGCCCGGTACTTGCTCCAGGTTCTTAAGACCTTGGCTAATAACCTCCGGCTCCAAGCCCAAGCCGTGGGCGATGGCCGCGGCGCAGAGCGCGTTATAAGCGTTGAATTTGCCGGTCAGCTTTAGTTTGACCTTGATTAAGGCTCGTTCCAGCTTGAGTTCTAACACCGAACCGTGCGGGCCCAGCTTGGCGGCGGCTATCCGGCAGTCGGCATCCGGATCGACACCGTAGGTTATTACCCGGTCTTTTGGCTCGAACTTGTCAAAAAAATGAAACCACTCATCGTCGCGGTTGAGAATATGCAGACGAGCCTTTCTTCTAAAGAGCTTGCCTTTAGCGGCGGCGTAAGCATCCATCGACCCGTGCCAATCAAGATGGTCCTGCGTTAAGTTGGTAATGGCCGCTACCTCGATCGGGATGCCCCATATGCGGGATTGGCTGAGCGCGTGCGAGGTAGTCTCCAGTATGACCCAATCAACCTGGGCTTGCTTGAACTGCTTTAGCAGCTTAAATAGGCGGAACGGGTCGGTCACGGTCATGTTGGTGTCGTTCGGGGTTTGTCGGTCGCCGACCTGGTAAAAAGCGGTCGTACTTATTCCGACCCGCCAGCCTTGTTGTTGCAGGATCTTGCCCAGTAGAGCCGCCGTTGTAGTCTTGCCGTTGGTGCCGGTAATGGCCACTACTTTAAGCGACCGAGCGGGCAGGCCGTAACGAAGGTTGGCCGCTATCGCTTGCAGCCGATGATAGGCGGGCAAAAGGGGTTTTGCCAGCGAAATCGGGACTATCCGTTTTAACCAAGCCATCATTGACTACATCATACAATGGCGGCTAATCGCCGCCAACCGCCGTAACTAATATTGACTTCATAGAATATTCGTTATATAATATAAGAATGTTAAGGATGTGTTATGTTTAAACGCGTGATTTTCAAAATTCTAGCGGTGGTGCTATTAGCCGGCTTGTTCTGGCCGCTTAGCCAGACCACGCTGCCTTTAAACGCGACGGTTCGCGACCGGCGCTGCGAGACCATGATTGCCGGCAACCGATCGCGCCTTAACGCTTCACAAATCGCTTGGCTGGAAGACCAGTGTGAGCAAAACGCCAGGGCCGAAGCGCGCGCCCTACCACAAGGTGCATTTGAGCCGTTTTTATTCCCCGATAAAGAACTAGACCGGTATGGCCACCCGCTAGCTTGCATGGATTTGTCGCCTGCTCGGTTTGGCAAGGTTGACAATCCCAACGTACCCAATCCGAACGCCGCTGGCGGCCAGGCGCCGATCAACGTTACCGGTCAATTTATCGTCGCGCCCATAAATGGCAAGATTCAAATCTTTCAACATCAGGTTTTTTGGGATATCCGGGCCGATAGTACTCCGCTCAAGATCAAATATCAGCTTTACAAACGGGCCGGCGCGGCCAATGAAGACGTGGCAACCTTGACAAACTTGGTGCCCTATCAGATCAGAAGTATCTGGACGGTCGTGCCGGAGCATACTCTAAGCGACGGTTTTTATGTTAAAAACGGCAACCAGGATTACACCATCGGCGGGGTATTGGTCCGAAACCGCAGTTGGTATCCGGACACCTATTGCCATGATAAACGCGCTCCGACCAGGATTCCTAAGCTGCTGATGGATTTTGCCGAATCCAAGGGCTGGGGCCAGGGTTTCAACGCGTTGAAATCGGCCAAACTTATCCGGTTTGAAAACTCAGGGGCCAAGACTAAAGCCGGTGACTGGTCAATTACCAAGCAGACCGTGTCACTACCCTCAGAAATTAACTGGACGGGCAACTACCCCTGGTTTTATGACAACGCTAATGATTA
This genomic interval carries:
- a CDS encoding UDP-N-acetylmuramoyl-L-alanyl-D-glutamate--2,6-diaminopimelate ligase, translating into MMAWLKRIVPISLAKPLLPAYHRLQAIAANLRYGLPARSLKVVAITGTNGKTTTAALLGKILQQQGWRVGISTTAFYQVGDRQTPNDTNMTVTDPFRLFKLLKQFKQAQVDWVILETTSHALSQSRIWGIPIEVAAITNLTQDHLDWHGSMDAYAAAKGKLFRRKARLHILNRDDEWFHFFDKFEPKDRVITYGVDPDADCRIAAAKLGPHGSVLELKLERALIKVKLKLTGKFNAYNALCAAAIAHGLGLEPEVISQGLKNLEQVPGRMENLPTKRGFNIIIDYAHTPDALKNVLETLQGVTKRRIITVFGATGDRDASKRPLMGKIAARLSDVMIVTDDDPYSENPLSIRAAVLQGADSVVDGAEIYEVGDRRGAIAKAMELAKRGDTILLAGIGHQTYRVIGDQKIKWSERAVAEELLAKSN